One Desulfovibrio fairfieldensis genomic window carries:
- the hemB gene encoding porphobilinogen synthase — MTTAFHRGRRLRWTPELRTLVRETPPLLVEDLIMPYFVVETEDASFRKEVASMPGQYQLSLAELEKQVEKAVDAGLMSVLLFGIPAEKDEKASSAYAEDGIVQQAVRRLKERWPKLIVITDVCLCEYMSHGHCGVLMPDGAVLNDPTLPLLAKTAVSHAAAGADMVAPSDMMDGRVAAIRAALDEGGLKELPIMSYAVKYASAYYGPFRDAAESAPAAGDRKSYQMDPGNAREALIEARADLAEGADALIVKPAGPYGDIIRLVREHVEVPLCAYQVSGEYAMIRAAGLNGWIDERAVMLESLLGLKRAGADMIITYFAEEILRQRLAR, encoded by the coding sequence ATGACTACTGCATTTCATCGCGGCCGTCGGCTGCGCTGGACCCCGGAACTCCGCACCCTGGTGCGCGAAACTCCGCCCCTGCTGGTGGAAGACCTGATCATGCCCTATTTTGTGGTGGAAACCGAAGACGCATCCTTCCGCAAGGAAGTGGCTTCCATGCCCGGCCAGTACCAGCTCTCTCTGGCTGAACTGGAAAAGCAGGTGGAAAAGGCCGTGGACGCGGGCCTGATGTCCGTGCTGCTCTTCGGCATTCCGGCTGAAAAGGATGAAAAAGCCAGCTCGGCCTACGCCGAGGACGGCATTGTGCAGCAGGCCGTGCGCCGCCTCAAGGAGCGCTGGCCCAAACTCATCGTCATCACCGACGTCTGCCTCTGCGAATACATGAGCCACGGCCACTGCGGCGTGCTGATGCCCGACGGCGCGGTGCTCAATGATCCCACGTTGCCCCTGCTGGCCAAGACGGCCGTCAGCCACGCGGCCGCCGGGGCGGACATGGTGGCCCCCTCGGACATGATGGACGGGCGCGTGGCGGCTATCCGCGCGGCCCTGGACGAGGGCGGCCTCAAGGAATTGCCCATCATGTCCTATGCCGTGAAGTACGCCTCTGCCTATTACGGTCCTTTCCGCGACGCGGCGGAATCCGCCCCGGCCGCCGGGGACCGCAAGTCCTATCAGATGGACCCCGGCAATGCCCGCGAGGCGCTCATTGAAGCTCGCGCGGATCTGGCCGAAGGCGCGGACGCGCTCATCGTCAAGCCCGCCGGCCCGTACGGGGACATCATCCGCCTGGTGCGCGAGCATGTGGAAGTGCCGCTCTGCGCCTATCAGGTCAGCGGCGAATACGCCATGATCCGCGCGGCCGGGCTCAACGGCTGGATCGACGAGCGCGCGGTCATGCTGGAAAGCCTGCTGGGCCTCAAACGGGCGGGCGCGGACATGATCATCACCTATTTCGCCGAGGAAATCCTGAGGCAAAGGCTGGCGCGCTGA